The sequence below is a genomic window from Dyadobacter chenwenxiniae.
ATCCGGGGCGTAACGCGCATCGCCGCAAACGCCCAGGAATGTGCCGGTTTCGACTGCGTTTTTGATAAACCAGTCAGCCCCTTTTTGAGCGGCTTTCAGGTATTTTTCGTCTTTCAAAAGGCGGTAAGCCACGATCATTCCATAAAATGTCGGTCTTACGTCCTTGATATCTTTGAATAATTCCTGCTCCGTTTTCCGGTCGTATGCCACTGCCCAGCTGCCGTCTGCATTTTGCCAATTCAGTAATTTATCAGCACCCAGGCGCAGTCTTTCTTTCAATTCCGCATTTTCCGGCTGGAACAAAAGCATGTTACCCATGTCCAGTAACACATAGTAAGTCAATGCAATAGGCTCCACAACCTCACCCCATTCCTCAACAAATTTTTTGCTTTTGGCTAAATAATATTGTCCTTCAATGGCACCTTCGAAGAAGCCCTTTTTGGTTTCTTGCTGTACCAATTTGAAGTTGAGCGCCGGAGGAAGCACTTTCTGCTTTAACTCAGGATCATTAGTCGCATTCGCCAGCATCCACATCGCGCCGTAATCCGCATTTTTCATGGCATCTTTATTGGAGCCCACCACGCCGCCAAGGTAAGATTGTGCGCCGATTTGCTTGCCTTCATATTCTTCAATGTTCCAAAGTGAAGTTTTCGGGTCGGTGAGATAATGGTGCATTTTTTCAATGCGGTCGGTTAGTGCTTGTTTGCTTTGGCGCAGGCTTAATGTTTCGTCAAATTTGTAAATATCATTGGCTGCGTGCTTGATCGCCTGGAACCAGTCGCCGGCGATAAGGCTGTATCGAAACGAATAGCTAATCTCCTCGCCAGCATTCAGTTCTGATTTTGGTTCGCCCAGGACCGGATAGTATAATGTTGGCGAAAGCTGCGCCTTTCTGTTCATGTGAGAAAGGCCCAGGTGCCAATCCGTTTGTGTAATCTTATCCTTTGCCCAGGGATCACGCGCCAGTCCCGGCTCGGGGATAACAGACAATGTAATGCCGCTTTTTGTGCTGATTAGCGGACTTAATGTCGTTGCGCAACGTTCACGGTAAACGACTGGCCGGTCCGGAATGCCGTGTCCATAAGTATACGCCAGCGCAAAGTTCTTTTGGATAAAATTCCCCTGGAAATAACCGGGCACCGATGTCCATGCCATTTGGTTTGTTGCAACTGAGGCGAGCGTAGGCGTTGCCAGTGAAAAATATCCTTTCTTTTTAGGGATCAACCGCATCGTAACCTGAACGTCGTTCGGGAATTGCGGGTCCAGTGTCCAGGTTGCTTTGACAGTCGCTACATTGGTTTCCTGGGTGAATTCGAGCTCATCTTTTTTAATTAAAAGATTGGCTGGAAAAAAATGATATACCTGTCCCGCTTTGTTCAATGCAACTTCCGTTGTGCTTTCCTTCCATTGCTGTTGCTGATAATGGTAATTGTCCTCGGGGAATTTTCCTCCCGTAATTTTCTCAAACGTTTCTGCAGGCTCCGTAGAAGGTTTTGTCTCTGAATAAAGCAAAGTATACTCGCCGGAAGGCGTCAAACCATTGACCCATTTGCCATTATTTTTAACCAGAATTTTATTAACCGACCAATTCTTCTTGTCACTTTTAAATTGAACACTAATCCGGTCATTGGTTAGGCTGGCAGGCGATTTACCCTGACCTAAAACACAACGAATTGAGCAAAAACACAGAAAAATCGCGAAGTATAATTTCATTGGGTCACTATTTCGTTGATAAACTATCGAATCCTGCGCAGGCATAAGTCGCCAATCCGCTAATTCTATTTGAATAAATAAATCAAGGTTGCGGGGCGGGCGTTTCACCTTTTAAAATCCCCATTAATTCAGGTAAATGGTCCTGGTAAATACCTCTCGGCGTTGTTTTATATTTGGTCGCGAGATAGGCCGCAAAACCAACCACTTCCCCCATCATCCCGCATGTGCGCATTACCCGCGTGCTGCCAAACGCGACGTGCGTGGTGCTGATGTTCCTTCCCGCAACGAACAGGTTTTGAATGTTTTTGGAGTAAAGACAGCGGTAAGGAATCGTGTAAGGAGCAACCTTAATGTGTTTGGTGCCAGCGAAAAACTCCTGACCTTCAAAGTATTTGCTGTTTTTGGCGTCCGGAAAATGCAGATCAATGGTCCATGTGGCAGTTACGGAGCCATCTGGATAAAATTTGCCCTCCTGAATGTCCATTTGATTTAAAATATGGTCGCCAATGATTCGTCGCGATTCACGCTTGCCGCCAATGTAGGCAACCCAGGCGAGCTCACGTTTGGCGTATTTGACGGGTTTGTTCTTTTTGAGATAAGACCAGTTCCCGTAAATGGCGCGAAGATTATGGTCGCGGATTTTTTCGGCGTCTGTAATGGTATTG
It includes:
- a CDS encoding glycerophosphoryl diester phosphodiesterase; translation: MKLYFAIFLCFCSIRCVLGQGKSPASLTNDRISVQFKSDKKNWSVNKILVKNNGKWVNGLTPSGEYTLLYSETKPSTEPAETFEKITGGKFPEDNYHYQQQQWKESTTEVALNKAGQVYHFFPANLLIKKDELEFTQETNVATVKATWTLDPQFPNDVQVTMRLIPKKKGYFSLATPTLASVATNQMAWTSVPGYFQGNFIQKNFALAYTYGHGIPDRPVVYRERCATTLSPLISTKSGITLSVIPEPGLARDPWAKDKITQTDWHLGLSHMNRKAQLSPTLYYPVLGEPKSELNAGEEISYSFRYSLIAGDWFQAIKHAANDIYKFDETLSLRQSKQALTDRIEKMHHYLTDPKTSLWNIEEYEGKQIGAQSYLGGVVGSNKDAMKNADYGAMWMLANATNDPELKQKVLPPALNFKLVQQETKKGFFEGAIEGQYYLAKSKKFVEEWGEVVEPIALTYYVLLDMGNMLLFQPENAELKERLRLGADKLLNWQNADGSWAVAYDRKTEQELFKDIKDVRPTFYGMIVAYRLLKDEKYLKAAQKGADWFIKNAVETGTFLGVCGDARYAPDFATGQSAQALLDLYDFTKNKKYQDAAVTCAKIYTASVYTHPIASRNVKKVNGTSKEDWEISQTGLSFEHGGIFGSATRLGPIQLASHAGLFIRMYQLTGEQIFADMARSAAIGRDAFVDSKTSVASYYWQAMNKGAGPYPHHAWWQIGWITDYLLSEAALRSKGKIEFPRGFVTPKVGPHQTYGFAPGTVYGDKAKLVILEGFAVANKPAIDVITAKSTSTNSIYVVLLNNSPTPTEFGLKLDASKISNAKQIAKIEALGNEQITKTDQITIEPFGLKSLKIELR